One window of the Salvia miltiorrhiza cultivar Shanhuang (shh) chromosome 6, IMPLAD_Smil_shh, whole genome shotgun sequence genome contains the following:
- the LOC130989293 gene encoding uncharacterized protein LOC130989293 isoform X2 has protein sequence MAEIDEPLLRRRLAGEEKATELEEPGNSSSAVAERKPARLASLDVFRGLCIFLMMLVDYAGSIFPVIAHVPWNGLHLADFVMPFFLFVAGISVAIVYKKVSNRVDATWKALLRALKLFILGVFLQGGYFHGTTSLTYGVDIEKIRLFGILQRIAIGYVVAALCELWLPFHRSRSEGLRRIYNWQWCVVLLLSVVYLGLLYGLYVPDWQFVVQSDSSMATASNYTVYLVKCSVRGDLGPACNSAGMIDRDILGIYHLYTKPVYRNLKECSISGDGQVPQTSPSWCHAPFDPEGILSSLTAAASCIIGLHYGHILIQFQDHKERLWTWAIFSVSLMCLGSLLALVAGITFCLLYALVDVYGWRRVTCAFEWMGKHSLAIFILVTSNIIVILVQGFYLNSHDNNIINWIITRFVHK, from the exons ATGGCGGAGATTGATGAGCCGTTGCTGCGGCGGCGCCTCGCTGGAGAGGAGAAGGCGACAGAGCTTGAGGAGCCGGGTAATAGCAGCAGCGCTGTTGCTGAGAGAAAACCTGCTCGACTGGCTTCGCTCGATGTTTTCCGAGGCCTCTGCATTTTT CTAATGATGCTTGTAGATTATGCTGGCTCGATTTTCCCAGTTATTGCTCATGTTCCGTGGAACGGTCTCCATTTGGCAGACTTCGTGATgccatttttcctttttgtagCTGGAATTTCTGTGGCCATTGTGTACAAG AAAGTTTCTAATAGAGTCGACGCTACATGGAAGGCCCTCCTTAGAGCACTGAAACTATTTATCCTTGGTGTATTTCTTCAGG GAGGATACTTTCATGGCACTACTTCATTGACATATGGTGTGGACATTGAAAAGATAAGACTGTTTGGAATTTTACAG AGAATAGCAATCGGATATGTTGTAGCGGCATTATGTGAATTATGGCTTCCATTTCATAGGTCGAGAAGCGAAGGTCTCCGCAGAATTTATAATTGGCAATG GTGTGTTGTATTGTTGCTGTCTGTTGTGTATTTAGGGCTCTTATATGGCTTGTATGTACCGGATTGGCAATTTGTAGTGCAATCGGATTCCTCCATGGCGACAGCAAGTAATTACACAGTTTATTTG GTTAAATGTTCTGTAAGAGGAGATCTCGGTCCTGCATGCAACTCTGCTGGAATGATAGACCGTGACATTCTTGGAATTTATCATCTCTACACAAAGCCCGTTTACAGGAATCTAAAG GAATGCAGCATATCTGGTGACGGACAAGTCCCACAAACTTCACCCTCATGGTGTCACGCCCCTTTTGATCCTGAAGGTATTTTGAG TTCACTGACAGCTGCAGCGAGCTGCATTATCGGACTCCACTATGGACACATTCTAATACAGTTTCAG GATCACAAAGAGCGGCTATGGACCTGGGCCATATTCTCAGTTTCATTGATGTGCCTGGGTTCGTTACTTGCCCTTGTAG CTGGAATCACTTTTTGCCTACTCTATGCACTG GTTGATGTTTATGGCTGGAGGCGCGTGACTTGTGCATTCGAGTGGATGGGAAAGCATTCTCTGGCTATCTTCATTCTCGTAACATCAAACATAATAGTCATACTTGTTCAAGGGTTCTACCTCAACTCTCATGATAATAACATT ATAAACTGGATTATAACGCGGTTCGTGCACAAGTGA
- the LOC130989293 gene encoding uncharacterized protein LOC130989293 isoform X1, with protein sequence MAEIDEPLLRRRLAGEEKATELEEPGNSSSAVAERKPARLASLDVFRGLCIFLMMLVDYAGSIFPVIAHVPWNGLHLADFVMPFFLFVAGISVAIVYKKVSNRVDATWKALLRALKLFILGVFLQGGYFHGTTSLTYGVDIEKIRLFGILQRIAIGYVVAALCELWLPFHRSRSEGLRRIYNWQWCVVLLLSVVYLGLLYGLYVPDWQFVVQSDSSMATASNYTVYLVKCSVRGDLGPACNSAGMIDRDILGIYHLYTKPVYRNLKECSISGDGQVPQTSPSWCHAPFDPEGILSSLTAAASCIIGLHYGHILIQFQDHKERLWTWAIFSVSLMCLGSLLALVGIPLNKSLYTISYLMVTSSAAGITFCLLYALVDVYGWRRVTCAFEWMGKHSLAIFILVTSNIIVILVQGFYLNSHDNNIINWIITRFVHK encoded by the exons ATGGCGGAGATTGATGAGCCGTTGCTGCGGCGGCGCCTCGCTGGAGAGGAGAAGGCGACAGAGCTTGAGGAGCCGGGTAATAGCAGCAGCGCTGTTGCTGAGAGAAAACCTGCTCGACTGGCTTCGCTCGATGTTTTCCGAGGCCTCTGCATTTTT CTAATGATGCTTGTAGATTATGCTGGCTCGATTTTCCCAGTTATTGCTCATGTTCCGTGGAACGGTCTCCATTTGGCAGACTTCGTGATgccatttttcctttttgtagCTGGAATTTCTGTGGCCATTGTGTACAAG AAAGTTTCTAATAGAGTCGACGCTACATGGAAGGCCCTCCTTAGAGCACTGAAACTATTTATCCTTGGTGTATTTCTTCAGG GAGGATACTTTCATGGCACTACTTCATTGACATATGGTGTGGACATTGAAAAGATAAGACTGTTTGGAATTTTACAG AGAATAGCAATCGGATATGTTGTAGCGGCATTATGTGAATTATGGCTTCCATTTCATAGGTCGAGAAGCGAAGGTCTCCGCAGAATTTATAATTGGCAATG GTGTGTTGTATTGTTGCTGTCTGTTGTGTATTTAGGGCTCTTATATGGCTTGTATGTACCGGATTGGCAATTTGTAGTGCAATCGGATTCCTCCATGGCGACAGCAAGTAATTACACAGTTTATTTG GTTAAATGTTCTGTAAGAGGAGATCTCGGTCCTGCATGCAACTCTGCTGGAATGATAGACCGTGACATTCTTGGAATTTATCATCTCTACACAAAGCCCGTTTACAGGAATCTAAAG GAATGCAGCATATCTGGTGACGGACAAGTCCCACAAACTTCACCCTCATGGTGTCACGCCCCTTTTGATCCTGAAGGTATTTTGAG TTCACTGACAGCTGCAGCGAGCTGCATTATCGGACTCCACTATGGACACATTCTAATACAGTTTCAG GATCACAAAGAGCGGCTATGGACCTGGGCCATATTCTCAGTTTCATTGATGTGCCTGGGTTCGTTACTTGCCCTTGTAG GTATACCACTTAACAAATCTTTATACACAATCAGCTATTTGATGGTTACCTCTTCTGCAGCTGGAATCACTTTTTGCCTACTCTATGCACTG GTTGATGTTTATGGCTGGAGGCGCGTGACTTGTGCATTCGAGTGGATGGGAAAGCATTCTCTGGCTATCTTCATTCTCGTAACATCAAACATAATAGTCATACTTGTTCAAGGGTTCTACCTCAACTCTCATGATAATAACATT ATAAACTGGATTATAACGCGGTTCGTGCACAAGTGA
- the LOC130989297 gene encoding SKP1-like protein 1A, with amino-acid sequence MSGADAASGKMIVLQSSDNETFVVEEAVAVESQTIKHMIEDDCADTSIPLPNVTSKILAKVIEYCRRHVEAAAKATGDGASLGGDEDLKSFDAEFVKVDQGTLFDLILAANYLNIKSLLDLTCQTVADMIKGKTPEEIRKTFNIKNDFTPEEEEEVRRENAWAFE; translated from the exons ATGTCTGGCGCAGACGCCGCGTCTGGGAAGATGATCGTGCTGCAGAGCTCCGACAACGAGACCTTCGTGGTGGAGGAGGCGGTCGCCGTGGAATCGCAGACGATTAAGCACATGATCGAGGACGACTGCGCCGACACCAGCATCCCGCTTCCCAACGTCACATCGAAGATCCTCGCGAAGGTTATCGAGTACTGTAGGCGCCACGTGGAAGCCGCCGCTAAGGCCACCGGAGACGGCGCCTCGCTGGGCGGCGATGAGGACCTCAAGTCATTTGATGCTGAGTTCGTGAAGGTTGATCAGGGGACGCTCTTCGACCTCATTCTG GCTGCAAACTACCTCAACATCAAGAGCCTTCTCGACCTTACATGCCAAACTGTGGCGGATATGATCAAGGGCAAGACCCCAGAGGAAATCCGCAAGACTTTCAACATAAAGAATGACTTCACCCCTGAGGAGGAAGAAGAGGTTCGTCGTGAGAATGCTTGGGCCTTTGAGTGA
- the LOC130989293 gene encoding uncharacterized protein LOC130989293 isoform X3, giving the protein MMLVDYAGSIFPVIAHVPWNGLHLADFVMPFFLFVAGISVAIVYKKVSNRVDATWKALLRALKLFILGVFLQGGYFHGTTSLTYGVDIEKIRLFGILQRIAIGYVVAALCELWLPFHRSRSEGLRRIYNWQWCVVLLLSVVYLGLLYGLYVPDWQFVVQSDSSMATASNYTVYLVKCSVRGDLGPACNSAGMIDRDILGIYHLYTKPVYRNLKECSISGDGQVPQTSPSWCHAPFDPEGILSSLTAAASCIIGLHYGHILIQFQDHKERLWTWAIFSVSLMCLGSLLALVGIPLNKSLYTISYLMVTSSAAGITFCLLYALVDVYGWRRVTCAFEWMGKHSLAIFILVTSNIIVILVQGFYLNSHDNNIINWIITRFVHK; this is encoded by the exons ATGATGCTTGTAGATTATGCTGGCTCGATTTTCCCAGTTATTGCTCATGTTCCGTGGAACGGTCTCCATTTGGCAGACTTCGTGATgccatttttcctttttgtagCTGGAATTTCTGTGGCCATTGTGTACAAG AAAGTTTCTAATAGAGTCGACGCTACATGGAAGGCCCTCCTTAGAGCACTGAAACTATTTATCCTTGGTGTATTTCTTCAGG GAGGATACTTTCATGGCACTACTTCATTGACATATGGTGTGGACATTGAAAAGATAAGACTGTTTGGAATTTTACAG AGAATAGCAATCGGATATGTTGTAGCGGCATTATGTGAATTATGGCTTCCATTTCATAGGTCGAGAAGCGAAGGTCTCCGCAGAATTTATAATTGGCAATG GTGTGTTGTATTGTTGCTGTCTGTTGTGTATTTAGGGCTCTTATATGGCTTGTATGTACCGGATTGGCAATTTGTAGTGCAATCGGATTCCTCCATGGCGACAGCAAGTAATTACACAGTTTATTTG GTTAAATGTTCTGTAAGAGGAGATCTCGGTCCTGCATGCAACTCTGCTGGAATGATAGACCGTGACATTCTTGGAATTTATCATCTCTACACAAAGCCCGTTTACAGGAATCTAAAG GAATGCAGCATATCTGGTGACGGACAAGTCCCACAAACTTCACCCTCATGGTGTCACGCCCCTTTTGATCCTGAAGGTATTTTGAG TTCACTGACAGCTGCAGCGAGCTGCATTATCGGACTCCACTATGGACACATTCTAATACAGTTTCAG GATCACAAAGAGCGGCTATGGACCTGGGCCATATTCTCAGTTTCATTGATGTGCCTGGGTTCGTTACTTGCCCTTGTAG GTATACCACTTAACAAATCTTTATACACAATCAGCTATTTGATGGTTACCTCTTCTGCAGCTGGAATCACTTTTTGCCTACTCTATGCACTG GTTGATGTTTATGGCTGGAGGCGCGTGACTTGTGCATTCGAGTGGATGGGAAAGCATTCTCTGGCTATCTTCATTCTCGTAACATCAAACATAATAGTCATACTTGTTCAAGGGTTCTACCTCAACTCTCATGATAATAACATT ATAAACTGGATTATAACGCGGTTCGTGCACAAGTGA